The proteins below are encoded in one region of Candidatus Moraniibacteriota bacterium:
- the mltG gene encoding endolytic transglycosylase MltG, producing MRVFLFIALTLSLLTLGAFFFLSYAEDDSHGSRRDMQRFVVNEGDNVLTLSEHLEDAQIITSRYILMWHLARIGKTHDLVAGTYSLSGDLSPTEIAFLITEGRVIPRDIKVTFPEGWESKKMAERLTANSLPGADFLALAQTPKAEWRERFDFLKEIPEDASLEGFLFPDTYLFDREASAQTIIEKMLTNFEKKWNTSFRTTARDENKNIYEIVTLASIVENEVKSNADRAMVADLFLRRLSIGQALQSDATLQYILGLDKVKHSFEETRTESPYNTYVNPGLPPGPIGNPGTSSLQATLFPKKNPYFYFLNDTKTGETIFSVTFEEHVKNKSLHGL from the coding sequence ATGCGTGTATTTCTTTTTATTGCTCTTACTCTCTCCCTTCTCACTCTCGGAGCTTTCTTTTTTCTTTCGTATGCGGAGGATGATTCTCATGGATCCAGACGAGACATGCAGCGTTTTGTCGTGAACGAGGGGGATAATGTACTTACTCTATCGGAACATCTCGAGGATGCTCAGATTATCACATCACGTTATATTTTGATGTGGCATCTGGCTCGTATCGGCAAGACACATGATCTCGTAGCAGGAACCTATAGTTTGAGCGGGGATCTCTCACCAACAGAAATTGCCTTCTTGATTACTGAGGGCCGAGTCATTCCTCGAGATATCAAGGTGACCTTTCCAGAAGGATGGGAAAGCAAGAAGATGGCAGAACGACTCACTGCAAATAGTCTCCCTGGTGCGGATTTTTTGGCGTTGGCACAGACGCCAAAAGCTGAATGGCGAGAGAGATTTGATTTTTTGAAAGAAATCCCAGAAGATGCTTCTCTCGAAGGTTTTCTTTTCCCTGATACATACCTCTTTGATCGAGAAGCGTCGGCTCAGACTATCATCGAAAAAATGCTGACGAATTTCGAGAAAAAATGGAATACTTCTTTCCGTACCACAGCAAGAGATGAGAATAAAAATATTTATGAAATAGTGACGCTTGCCAGTATTGTCGAAAATGAAGTGAAATCGAATGCAGATCGAGCAATGGTTGCTGACCTCTTCCTTCGTCGATTGAGTATCGGTCAAGCGCTGCAGAGCGATGCGACACTTCAATACATACTCGGATTGGACAAGGTAAAACATTCTTTCGAAGAGACCCGCACAGAGTCACCCTACAATACGTATGTGAATCCTGGTCTCCCACCGGGACCAATCGGTAATCCTGGAACATCCTCTCTACAAGCAACCCTTTTTCCCAAGAAAAATCCTTATTTTTATTTTTTGAATGATACAAAGACAGGAGAAACTATTTTCTCGGTCACATTCGAAGAACACGTGAAAAACAAAAGTCTGCACGGATTGTAA
- a CDS encoding glycosyltransferase, producing the protein MKIALVHDYLVQYGGAERVLEAFTELFPYAPIYTLIYDKEAMHGVFENKRIYTSFLQHFPFSRKRHRFFPPLMPLAIEQFDLSKYDVVLSDSSSYAKGIITRPETLHICYMHTPMRYAWDDCQKYTQDFGFPALVKKIVPFFMNPIRLWDKSSADRVDHFLTNSQFVTKRIKKYYNKEALVVHPPVNVNHFFLSEERQDYFLIVGRLIAYKRHDIAIEAFNRLKLPLKIIGRGPELERLKKIAGPTIEFLGRVPEEELPTYYAKCRGFIFPQEEDFGIVAIEAMASGRPIIAYRAGDIVEHLEEGKMGVFFDTQTPEAIIDAVHRFRDDDYDPAYIRSRALPFDKERFKTTIKDYIEKALKNHLQS; encoded by the coding sequence ATGAAAATAGCTCTGGTACATGATTATTTGGTGCAATACGGGGGAGCAGAGCGAGTACTCGAGGCTTTCACTGAGCTGTTTCCGTATGCCCCGATCTATACACTCATCTATGACAAAGAAGCGATGCATGGGGTTTTCGAAAACAAACGTATCTACACGTCATTTCTCCAGCACTTTCCCTTTTCACGCAAACGACATCGTTTTTTTCCACCGCTTATGCCACTGGCTATTGAGCAGTTTGACTTGAGTAAGTATGATGTCGTATTGTCGGATTCATCGAGCTATGCCAAGGGTATCATCACTCGTCCTGAGACCCTCCATATCTGCTATATGCACACCCCGATGCGCTACGCGTGGGATGATTGTCAGAAGTATACTCAAGATTTCGGATTTCCAGCGCTGGTGAAAAAAATTGTTCCATTTTTTATGAACCCGATTCGTCTCTGGGACAAATCTTCAGCTGACCGTGTGGATCATTTTCTGACGAATTCACAATTTGTTACTAAACGTATCAAGAAATATTATAACAAAGAAGCTCTCGTTGTTCATCCGCCAGTCAATGTCAACCATTTCTTTCTTTCAGAAGAAAGACAGGATTATTTTCTTATTGTCGGTCGTCTCATTGCTTACAAGCGTCACGACATCGCTATCGAGGCCTTCAATCGGTTGAAACTCCCACTCAAAATTATCGGACGAGGACCAGAACTCGAACGTCTGAAGAAAATAGCTGGTCCGACGATCGAATTCCTTGGTCGTGTTCCCGAAGAAGAATTGCCAACATACTATGCCAAGTGTCGGGGATTTATTTTTCCTCAGGAAGAAGATTTTGGTATTGTGGCGATAGAAGCGATGGCGTCCGGTCGTCCGATCATTGCCTATCGTGCTGGAGATATCGTAGAACATCTGGAAGAGGGAAAGATGGGAGTTTTCTTTGATACACAGACGCCAGAAGCAATCATTGATGCCGTACATCGTTTCCGTGACGACGACTACGACCCGGCGTATATCAGGAGTAGAGCCCTCCCTTTTGACAAAGAGCGATTTAAGACTACAATAAAGGACTATATAGAAAAAGCTTTGAAGAATCACCTTCAAAGCTAA
- a CDS encoding glycosyltransferase family 1 protein has protein sequence MRIGIDIRCLAEGKRTGVEEYTIALLSGLFEQFPENDYILFFNAWKKQLPDFSWATRYPNVTLRVFHFPNKLLNFSLWYFRFPKLDTLIGGTDVFFLPNLNFSAVSRKTKLVVTAHDLSFELFPDTFSLKRRIWHFFINFRSLVRNADAVIAVSESTKNDLIDYYGVSEKKITVIHSGIGEQFSVMSRNDTNLVRVQEKYHLPYKFILSLSTFEPRKNLLALISAFDALMALDHPVLKKYMLVIAGTRGWKYRETFQAIKNSPYRKNILLTGFIADEDKSALYNLSSLFVYPSFYEGFGFPPLEAMACGVSVIASHSSSLPEIVGSAGILVDPYRPDELFQAMKQVLLDPELLDTLRKQSELRARDFQWSTSIASTAHIFSSIVEN, from the coding sequence ATGCGGATAGGAATCGATATACGGTGTCTGGCAGAAGGAAAACGTACGGGAGTGGAAGAATATACTATTGCTCTTCTTTCTGGACTTTTCGAACAATTTCCAGAGAATGACTACATTCTTTTTTTCAATGCATGGAAGAAGCAACTTCCTGATTTCTCGTGGGCGACTCGGTATCCCAATGTGACACTGCGAGTGTTCCATTTTCCAAATAAATTGCTCAATTTCTCACTCTGGTACTTCCGTTTTCCGAAACTCGATACACTTATTGGCGGTACGGATGTATTTTTTCTTCCGAATTTGAACTTCTCCGCTGTTTCTCGTAAGACGAAACTGGTGGTGACAGCACACGACCTGTCATTCGAACTCTTCCCAGACACTTTCTCTCTGAAACGTCGTATCTGGCATTTTTTCATCAATTTCAGAAGTCTAGTTCGGAACGCTGACGCTGTGATTGCCGTATCAGAATCGACCAAGAATGACCTCATAGATTACTACGGTGTTTCAGAAAAGAAAATAACCGTGATCCACAGTGGCATAGGAGAACAATTCTCCGTGATGAGTCGTAATGATACGAACCTTGTTCGAGTACAGGAGAAATATCATCTGCCATACAAATTCATCCTTTCTCTTTCGACATTCGAACCACGCAAGAACCTACTTGCTCTCATATCAGCCTTTGATGCATTGATGGCACTCGACCATCCTGTACTCAAGAAATATATGCTCGTGATTGCTGGTACACGTGGGTGGAAATATCGAGAGACGTTTCAAGCGATCAAAAACTCTCCATACAGAAAAAACATTCTCCTGACGGGATTTATCGCCGATGAGGACAAATCCGCGCTTTATAATCTTTCGAGTCTTTTTGTTTACCCATCATTTTATGAAGGATTCGGATTTCCACCTCTCGAAGCGATGGCGTGCGGTGTGTCTGTCATCGCTTCCCATTCGTCTTCTCTCCCAGAAATAGTCGGTTCGGCAGGGATACTCGTCGATCCGTATCGACCAGACGAGCTCTTCCAGGCGATGAAACAGGTCTTGCTCGATCCAGAACTCCTAGACACACTCCGTAAACAAAGCGAACTGCGAGCACGTGATTTCCAGTGGAGCACTTCCATCGCATCGACGGCTCATATCTTCTCTTCGATTGTTGAAAACTGA
- a CDS encoding non-canonical purine NTP pyrophosphatase → MKLYCISGNKKKLDHYQELQKIFSSRLFDIVPKEITTSEIQSVKGEEVVREKMNQIRKQTSMPFIVDDVSLLVGSNAYPGALIKHLLENNNTETIPQFLPDKTPVVVVCYLGYFDGFDSFIFKGELRGETHFDSLDVRAPIQLDTLIFAHGVPLGVVDSTENHRGKAFQELVKHIESVREERERHNVQVAERWSKRANEWQSVREDVASYVNHENGYDRFDTEVNRILPFIFGTAIDVGCGDGAVTRLISSNANIKNIIGMDISSEMIQTATKNTTDSRIRYEVSSFLNTNKRKYHLITSRGVVLSHMHKTDVLPTLIAFAESLETDGFLVFDYISNIDNNDDAGRMQKNQLSKEWILAVLTELGLVNISYNGSETHRVSILVFHKPIPQSVYFATGNATKVLELKNKCKNHIIHLANVDVTEIKSDDIVEIAKDKAMKSYTVLHHPVIVTDGGIFIHALNEFPGPNSKQAAMLLGPKKILALMENEIDRTAIRRNCMVFFDGHNYKICIAEVPLLISHDITTSKYDAYPLDSILIPIHTDNLKKQTYKQMTVTERLMFTELPFFEEFLATL, encoded by the coding sequence ATGAAGCTTTATTGTATTTCAGGGAATAAAAAGAAACTTGATCATTATCAAGAATTGCAAAAGATATTTTCTTCACGTCTTTTTGACATTGTTCCCAAAGAGATAACTACTTCCGAAATACAGTCAGTAAAAGGAGAAGAGGTTGTCCGGGAGAAAATGAATCAAATACGTAAACAAACATCGATGCCTTTTATTGTTGATGATGTTTCTTTGCTTGTTGGATCGAATGCTTACCCAGGAGCACTAATAAAGCATCTACTAGAAAATAATAATACCGAAACGATACCACAATTCTTGCCAGACAAAACACCTGTTGTAGTGGTTTGTTATCTCGGATATTTTGATGGTTTTGACTCTTTCATATTTAAGGGTGAGTTACGAGGAGAAACTCACTTTGATTCTTTGGATGTCCGTGCCCCGATTCAGTTGGATACTCTCATCTTTGCTCATGGTGTCCCTCTTGGTGTTGTTGATTCTACCGAAAATCATCGAGGGAAAGCCTTTCAGGAATTAGTGAAACACATTGAATCAGTCAGAGAAGAGCGTGAACGACATAATGTACAGGTAGCTGAACGTTGGAGCAAACGAGCAAACGAGTGGCAATCAGTACGTGAGGATGTTGCGTCCTATGTGAATCATGAGAATGGCTATGATCGTTTCGATACTGAAGTAAACCGTATTTTGCCTTTTATATTTGGTACGGCTATTGATGTTGGTTGCGGTGATGGAGCTGTCACGAGGCTTATTTCCTCGAATGCGAACATAAAGAACATCATTGGAATGGACATCAGTTCAGAAATGATCCAAACAGCTACAAAGAACACAACAGACAGTCGAATTCGGTATGAAGTTAGTTCATTTTTGAATACTAATAAAAGAAAGTATCATCTTATCACCTCGAGAGGTGTCGTGTTGTCGCATATGCATAAGACAGATGTTCTTCCGACGCTTATAGCGTTTGCAGAGTCTCTTGAGACAGATGGTTTCCTCGTCTTTGATTATATTAGTAATATAGATAACAATGATGATGCAGGGAGAATGCAGAAAAATCAGTTGAGTAAAGAGTGGATCCTTGCCGTTTTGACAGAGCTTGGGCTCGTAAATATTTCGTATAACGGATCCGAGACTCATAGAGTGAGTATACTCGTATTTCATAAACCAATTCCACAATCAGTATATTTTGCCACTGGCAATGCTACCAAGGTTCTCGAACTGAAAAATAAATGTAAGAATCATATCATTCATTTGGCAAATGTTGATGTTACAGAAATCAAGAGTGATGACATTGTGGAGATTGCAAAAGATAAGGCAATGAAGAGTTACACTGTATTACATCACCCTGTCATTGTGACCGATGGAGGTATATTTATTCATGCGTTGAATGAATTCCCTGGTCCAAATTCTAAACAGGCAGCGATGCTTCTCGGGCCAAAAAAGATACTCGCCTTGATGGAGAATGAAATTGATAGAACTGCTATCAGGCGAAATTGTATGGTTTTTTTTGACGGACATAACTATAAAATTTGTATTGCAGAAGTACCTCTTCTTATAAGTCATGATATTACGACGAGTAAATATGATGCCTATCCATTGGATTCTATACTGATACCAATACATACTGACAATCTTAAAAAACAAACCTATAAGCAAATGACTGTTACGGAACGCTTGATGTTTACCGAATTACCATTTTTTGAAGAATTCCTTGCTACACTTTGA
- a CDS encoding succinylglutamate desuccinylase/aspartoacylase family protein: MLNLLKKILIVGSTHGHERIGLKVIDELKKLNVGSDVLQFEVGNPRASEKNIPFTENDLNRVFPGKEHGTYEEMRAYELSPKIKESDLVIDIHSTNTTDLSDRSVLIVTSYNQATKDIIDVIKPPKVLYMKYKGDNALISQAKVGIAFEYGKDSSTEVLNAILYDIAEVLMYYGLVEKNPYKTIKPITETEIFEVYDVFKKDFVGPHKFYPNIKNFVNVAKGETICSTESDEQILAEEDFIPILFGENRYTDILGFKAKKI; this comes from the coding sequence ATGTTAAATCTTTTGAAAAAAATACTCATTGTAGGAAGTACTCACGGTCACGAAAGGATCGGTTTAAAGGTGATCGATGAATTGAAAAAACTGAATGTAGGGAGCGATGTGCTTCAGTTTGAAGTTGGCAATCCAAGGGCTTCAGAAAAAAACATTCCTTTTACTGAGAATGATTTGAATCGTGTTTTTCCAGGGAAAGAACATGGTACCTATGAAGAAATGCGAGCGTATGAATTGTCTCCGAAAATCAAAGAATCGGACTTGGTGATAGATATCCATTCGACAAATACTACAGATCTGAGTGATAGATCCGTGCTTATAGTGACTAGCTATAACCAGGCGACGAAAGATATTATAGACGTAATCAAGCCACCCAAGGTTCTCTATATGAAGTATAAAGGAGACAACGCATTAATCTCTCAAGCAAAAGTTGGTATAGCTTTCGAATATGGTAAAGATTCGAGTACTGAAGTACTCAATGCTATTTTGTATGATATCGCAGAAGTATTGATGTATTACGGTCTTGTGGAAAAAAATCCCTATAAAACGATCAAACCTATAACTGAAACTGAAATATTTGAAGTGTATGATGTATTCAAGAAAGATTTCGTCGGTCCTCACAAATTTTATCCAAATATAAAAAATTTCGTAAATGTAGCGAAAGGTGAGACAATCTGTAGTACAGAGAGTGATGAGCAGATACTCGCAGAAGAAGATTTTATACCAATATTATTTGGCGAGAACAGATATACGGATATACTCGGGTTCAAGGCGAAGAAGATTTAA
- a CDS encoding radical SAM protein — MNTIDTSDNIKGNSEVNVSKFGVAPQLDGYYFSPERAREARDQGRLLSIRIEPSFRCNLRCEYCYNKNYQSLPDEISYSELEDIIYQAKELGAESIVNIGGGEPTIYPRFKDLTIFINSLGMVPVIFTNAQTMTKDLAKFLFDNNVSVIIKFDSLTESIQDSLSGVKGAHRNIMQGLDNLLKAGYAHTKSDQKLKLGASFVISKKNAHEVVGLWKFCRERKIFPNLEMMTPNETGTNAEKNLLSRQEWKEIKMQLLEIDRNDYGFDWLPFTPLVGSGCFQLMYSFYITARGFVRPCAAIEVEYANIKDYSLKNIMKLPFYQMARNIDKHLQGKCGGCKHILNCLGCRGMAFSIGVNNGKNPTTALCGEDPSCFK; from the coding sequence ATGAACACAATAGATACATCTGATAATATTAAGGGAAACAGTGAAGTTAATGTGAGTAAATTTGGAGTAGCTCCACAATTGGATGGTTACTATTTTTCACCAGAAAGAGCAAGAGAAGCGAGAGATCAGGGGCGACTATTGTCTATAAGGATTGAGCCAAGTTTTCGGTGTAATTTACGTTGTGAGTATTGTTATAATAAAAATTATCAATCTTTACCTGATGAAATTAGTTATTCTGAATTGGAAGACATTATTTATCAAGCAAAAGAACTCGGCGCTGAATCTATTGTGAATATCGGAGGAGGGGAACCGACCATTTACCCTCGATTTAAGGATTTGACGATATTTATTAATTCGCTAGGTATGGTCCCTGTTATTTTCACGAACGCTCAAACAATGACAAAGGATCTCGCAAAGTTTTTATTTGATAATAACGTTTCGGTAATTATTAAATTTGATTCATTAACGGAAAGTATACAAGATTCTTTATCAGGAGTGAAGGGTGCTCACAGAAATATTATGCAAGGGCTGGATAATTTATTGAAGGCCGGTTATGCTCACACAAAAAGTGACCAAAAGCTTAAATTAGGAGCCTCGTTCGTTATAAGCAAGAAGAATGCACATGAAGTTGTTGGCTTGTGGAAATTTTGTAGAGAGCGGAAAATATTTCCAAACTTGGAGATGATGACTCCTAATGAAACAGGAACGAATGCTGAGAAAAATCTTTTAAGCAGACAAGAATGGAAAGAAATTAAAATGCAACTTCTGGAAATTGACCGGAACGACTACGGTTTTGATTGGTTACCATTTACTCCCTTAGTTGGAAGTGGTTGTTTCCAGTTAATGTATAGTTTTTATATTACTGCAAGAGGATTTGTTCGCCCATGCGCTGCGATTGAAGTAGAATACGCAAATATAAAAGATTATTCTTTAAAAAATATAATGAAACTTCCTTTTTATCAGATGGCAAGAAATATTGACAAACATTTACAGGGGAAGTGTGGTGGATGTAAACATATATTAAATTGTCTGGGGTGTAGAGGAATGGCGTTCTCAATAGGAGTAAATAATGGTAAAAATCCGACGACTGCTCTTTGTGGGGAGGATCCTTCCTGTTTTAAGTAG
- a CDS encoding aminotransferase class I/II-fold pyridoxal phosphate-dependent enzyme: protein MNLPSLNSNELVDINSDNAVSQYIRGALARYFSIKDIPYECILFTNGADAAIHTLVRTILKDKNVTYLDLNYHYATQLITENARIATEQKTFWDVCSGVRKFLLPGLSNPTDILYITNPDNKLGLYLNSNELIHIVNKSNLCIIDESYGDYVPISLIQQALHKKNTIILRTFSKFFSLETERIGYIISNKKTIQILREALPQYPIATTSIFTLLNTLKVTNITETKKKRAQIEKKKKMFYTVCDKNDILYAHSHTNFVTIFDRNPETIPAITFLKKDMKEFILHKKKCFRLCIERVTFL from the coding sequence ATGAATCTACCATCTCTCAACAGCAATGAGCTTGTCGACATTAACTCGGATAATGCCGTATCACAATATATCAGAGGTGCTCTGGCACGATATTTTAGTATAAAAGATATTCCTTACGAATGTATCCTTTTTACGAATGGCGCTGATGCTGCTATACATACACTTGTAAGAACAATCCTTAAAGACAAAAATGTTACATACCTTGATTTGAATTATCACTACGCTACACAGCTAATTACTGAAAATGCAAGAATTGCAACAGAACAGAAAACTTTCTGGGACGTATGTTCGGGCGTTAGAAAGTTTCTCCTGCCTGGTCTGTCTAATCCTACCGACATACTCTACATCACCAATCCAGACAATAAGCTCGGATTATATCTCAATTCGAATGAGTTAATCCATATAGTTAATAAGAGCAACCTTTGTATTATCGATGAATCATACGGGGATTATGTCCCAATATCCTTGATTCAACAAGCTCTCCATAAAAAAAATACCATTATCCTTCGTACATTTTCAAAGTTCTTCTCTTTAGAAACTGAACGAATTGGCTATATTATTAGTAATAAAAAAACAATACAAATACTACGAGAGGCATTACCTCAATATCCTATCGCGACAACATCTATTTTCACTCTTTTAAACACGCTAAAAGTGACAAATATTACAGAAACAAAAAAGAAGCGCGCTCAAATAGAAAAGAAAAAGAAAATGTTTTACACTGTCTGCGACAAAAACGATATCCTGTATGCACATTCACACACTAACTTCGTAACCATTTTCGACCGAAATCCAGAAACAATCCCAGCAATTACATTCCTAAAAAAAGACATGAAAGAGTTCATCCTCCATAAGAAAAAATGTTTTCGTCTTTGTATTGAAAGAGTAACTTTTCTTTAG